A window of the Desulfopila inferna genome harbors these coding sequences:
- a CDS encoding response regulator, with the protein MNHKIMLVDDEVDFLEILSKFFRRRGIDMITADCCLKALDWLGKDAFDVVVMDVSMPGMNGLDCMMEMKGIQPNLEVIILTGHASLHSGLIGMKKGAFDYCLKPIDFDELLEKIILARKKASENME; encoded by the coding sequence ATGAACCACAAAATAATGCTTGTTGACGATGAGGTTGATTTTCTTGAAATACTATCCAAATTTTTCCGCAGGAGAGGCATCGACATGATCACCGCCGATTGCTGCCTGAAGGCCTTGGATTGGCTGGGAAAGGATGCCTTCGATGTAGTGGTGATGGACGTGAGTATGCCCGGAATGAACGGTCTTGATTGCATGATGGAAATGAAAGGAATACAGCCCAACCTCGAAGTTATTATTCTCACCGGTCATGCTTCGCTGCATTCAGGTCTTATCGGCATGAAAAAAGGGGCTTTTGACTACTGCCTTAAACCGATCGATTTCGATGAGCTGCTGGAAAAGATCATATTGGCCAGAAAAAAAGCGTCAGAAAATATGGAATAG
- a CDS encoding sulfite exporter TauE/SafE family protein, producing the protein MNYCREFYRMLISGSQAYARWDLETSTTILKSKKRLTVLFLLLLPILIGGIAIAAGGDGLPEMLGGKKAYMPSFYTNTIFFASIFVGLCAGLITGCIGAGGGFIIAPALMSVGVKGILAVGTDLFHIFAKAIMGSVLHRKLGNINVSLAITFLIGSITGATLGGMLNRYLYDLNPVLSDLFITSVYVFMLGFLAFYAMADYLKARKGEALTEGSPQEEEIAPMGRRLQSINCPPMLTFDEGITPGGRKISAIFLVISGLVVGLAAAIMGVGGGFLTFPIFVYGLGVSSMTTVGTDIFQIVFTAGYSSLSQYAFYGFVFYTLAMGMLLGSLIGVQIGSLVTKVVPGIMIRGFFALAVSAGFINRFFALPEKLQGLGYIQISKGTGAILSTVGNILFFAAIGGFAVWVFYVFFTNLKKLRVEEY; encoded by the coding sequence ATGAACTATTGCAGGGAATTTTACCGGATGCTGATCAGCGGATCTCAGGCATATGCCCGCTGGGATCTAGAAACGTCAACCACTATACTAAAGAGTAAAAAACGACTTACTGTGTTGTTTCTTCTGCTTCTGCCTATTCTTATCGGCGGTATAGCAATCGCCGCCGGAGGAGACGGGCTGCCTGAAATGCTTGGTGGAAAGAAGGCCTATATGCCGTCTTTTTACACGAATACTATTTTCTTTGCCTCGATCTTTGTGGGGCTTTGTGCGGGTCTCATCACCGGTTGCATAGGCGCGGGCGGCGGCTTTATCATCGCGCCGGCACTGATGAGCGTAGGTGTAAAGGGTATTCTGGCCGTGGGGACCGATCTTTTCCATATCTTTGCCAAGGCCATTATGGGAAGTGTCCTTCACAGGAAACTAGGCAACATCAACGTTTCGCTGGCGATAACTTTCCTGATAGGATCGATCACCGGCGCAACCCTCGGCGGCATGCTGAACCGCTATCTCTACGACCTCAATCCTGTTCTCAGCGACCTCTTTATTACTTCAGTATATGTTTTCATGCTTGGCTTCCTCGCCTTCTACGCCATGGCGGATTATCTCAAAGCCAGGAAAGGCGAAGCATTGACGGAGGGAAGTCCCCAAGAAGAAGAAATTGCCCCGATGGGCAGGCGTTTGCAGTCGATCAATTGTCCGCCGATGCTGACTTTCGATGAGGGTATAACTCCTGGCGGAAGAAAAATTTCTGCGATCTTTCTGGTGATCAGCGGTCTGGTAGTCGGTCTCGCAGCTGCGATCATGGGCGTCGGTGGCGGCTTTCTCACCTTTCCCATCTTTGTCTATGGGCTTGGAGTTTCCAGCATGACCACCGTGGGAACCGATATCTTCCAGATAGTTTTCACCGCCGGGTACAGTTCATTGAGTCAATATGCCTTCTATGGGTTCGTTTTTTATACATTGGCCATGGGTATGTTGCTCGGGTCTTTGATTGGCGTACAGATCGGCTCTCTGGTCACCAAAGTGGTACCGGGTATCATGATCCGCGGTTTTTTTGCCTTGGCGGTCTCTGCCGGTTTTATCAACCGATTCTTCGCCCTGCCCGAAAAACTGCAGGGACTTGGCTACATCCAGATCTCGAAAGGAACCGGCGCCATACTCAGCACTGTCGGTAATATCCTTTTTTTCGCGGCAATCGGTGGATTCGCTGTTTGGGTGTTTTATGTATTTTTTACCAATCTAAAAAAACTGAGAGTGGAGGAGTACTGA
- a CDS encoding sensor histidine kinase translates to MERKQNYYRTITKRLLIIFFCLSVLPIVSVGLSTKNAVEQTNIIKLQEIAESTIEHRTEVISLFLKDKIHLLTMIVGLYSEEFLSQQENLDQLFLAVAPKGDIVDLQVIDVTGTQHAYVGPYRAMIAGKKYDNSPWFQETLISGVHISDVFTGYRNVPHFVVAVTNPLKNYVLRATINSSIFNALLLSAQLGPQGDAFIVNRNGEFQTPSLQGADKLTETEKQLISFDAPKGSIVTATDVYTTRWIDNNRWLMIIKANITDTLGHYFEIRNRIIIIVVIVSLLAMAGATLASFTISRNLERADKEHAALSMQFAQVEKMATVGRLAAGIAHEINNPLQMITSQAGWIEELLPEENPGHIKNYSEYTKAVEQIKYHVRRAGTITHRLLGFSRKMSDQKERVNINDLIEETISFVEREAEYHNITIVRHMDYNLPPTMTDGPQLQQVFLNLINNSIDAVDHNGEIEIQTGLDKDGKLIITFSDSGPGIAGENLQHIFDPFFTTKDITKGTGLGLYISYDIIKKLGGSISVANGTKGGAVFTIFLPILERKGIPN, encoded by the coding sequence ATGGAAAGGAAACAAAATTATTACCGAACAATCACCAAACGTCTTTTGATTATTTTCTTTTGCCTGAGCGTCCTGCCCATAGTCAGTGTCGGATTGAGTACCAAGAATGCAGTCGAGCAAACCAACATCATAAAACTCCAGGAGATTGCCGAAAGCACTATAGAGCATAGAACTGAAGTTATTTCGCTGTTTCTAAAAGACAAAATTCATCTTCTCACCATGATAGTCGGCCTCTATTCCGAAGAGTTTCTTTCTCAACAGGAGAATCTTGATCAACTCTTTCTGGCAGTGGCGCCGAAGGGAGATATCGTCGATCTGCAGGTTATTGATGTAACAGGAACACAGCATGCCTATGTGGGTCCCTACCGGGCTATGATCGCGGGTAAAAAATATGACAATTCACCCTGGTTCCAGGAAACACTCATCAGCGGAGTCCACATAAGTGATGTTTTTACCGGATACCGCAACGTCCCTCATTTTGTCGTCGCGGTAACGAATCCACTGAAAAATTATGTGCTCAGAGCAACTATCAACTCCAGTATTTTCAACGCATTATTGCTCTCAGCGCAATTAGGTCCACAAGGAGACGCTTTTATTGTCAACCGTAATGGCGAGTTTCAGACGCCAAGTCTGCAAGGAGCAGACAAGCTGACAGAAACCGAAAAGCAACTGATTTCTTTCGATGCTCCAAAAGGATCCATTGTTACCGCAACTGATGTCTATACAACGCGCTGGATCGACAACAACCGCTGGTTGATGATTATCAAGGCAAATATCACCGATACATTAGGTCATTATTTCGAAATCAGAAACCGCATCATCATCATTGTCGTCATTGTCTCGCTCCTGGCAATGGCTGGTGCGACTCTGGCAAGTTTCACCATTTCCCGCAATCTCGAGCGGGCAGACAAAGAACATGCCGCACTCAGCATGCAGTTTGCCCAGGTAGAAAAAATGGCAACTGTGGGCCGATTGGCTGCGGGTATAGCTCACGAGATCAACAACCCCCTGCAGATGATTACCAGCCAGGCGGGCTGGATCGAGGAACTGCTACCTGAAGAAAACCCGGGGCATATCAAAAATTACAGCGAATACACAAAAGCGGTGGAGCAGATCAAATATCATGTCCGCCGAGCCGGCACCATCACCCATCGACTCCTGGGATTCTCCCGAAAAATGAGCGACCAGAAAGAGCGCGTCAACATCAATGATCTCATTGAAGAGACAATATCTTTTGTTGAGCGGGAGGCCGAATATCACAACATAACCATCGTCCGGCATATGGATTACAACCTGCCCCCTACCATGACCGACGGACCTCAGCTCCAGCAGGTTTTCCTCAACCTGATCAACAACTCAATCGATGCCGTCGATCATAACGGAGAAATCGAGATACAAACCGGTCTCGACAAGGACGGTAAGCTGATCATTACCTTCAGCGACAGCGGGCCCGGCATAGCAGGTGAAAACCTGCAGCATATTTTCGATCCCTTCTTCACCACCAAGGATATTACCAAAGGCACGGGCCTGGGACTCTATATCAGCTACGACATTATCAAGAAACTGGGAGGATCTATTTCGGTTGCCAACGGAACCAAAGGGGGTGCCGTTTTTACTATCTTTCTACCCATCTTGGAGAGAAAAGGGATTCCCAACTGA
- a CDS encoding response regulator: MKEFNVLVVDDEQEFRELTVKRLNKRGIQAKGAENGLDALEILEKNNQNDVILLDVKMPGIDGIETLRQIRAKYPLMEVVLLTGHASVDSGIEGMKLGAFDYLMKPIELDPLLEKLGEAYEKKRMHQEKIEQAQIKKFMSMPT; this comes from the coding sequence ATGAAAGAATTCAATGTATTGGTAGTAGATGATGAGCAGGAGTTTCGAGAACTGACAGTCAAGAGACTGAACAAAAGAGGCATACAGGCCAAAGGCGCCGAGAACGGCCTCGATGCCCTGGAAATACTCGAGAAAAACAATCAAAACGACGTCATTCTGCTGGACGTCAAAATGCCCGGCATCGACGGCATTGAAACACTCAGGCAAATACGCGCAAAATATCCGCTGATGGAAGTCGTCCTGTTGACAGGCCATGCCTCGGTAGATTCCGGCATAGAGGGCATGAAACTGGGCGCATTTGATTACCTGATGAAACCAATTGAACTCGATCCACTGCTGGAGAAGCTTGGTGAAGCGTATGAGAAGAAAAGGATGCATCAGGAAAAAATTGAGCAGGCACAAATAAAAAAATTCATGTCCATGCCTACTTAA
- a CDS encoding PEP/pyruvate-binding domain-containing protein, with the protein MKLKVVSYFKKLLSPTQLTPQDQEQLNIAFIQRYRHFRSLLTANNNALQAMADLEKLYYSGESYRMAAVRSKITTILVNVFKMIRNLVEMSNGRYRTLETIFEKIGDDIDQIIERKPTFRKGPFIIPLNQVRTSTREQTGDKMAHLGEISRLPSIHVPQGFVITASATRHFLPPEHITEINRRLQILEPDDHDGLYKTCAELQKIVLETPLPGDLEELLQHHYALLEKTASPGCLVALRSSALGEDTIGVTFAGLYRTALNVDKSHLGEAYKQVIASKYGPKAIAYRRRRGFRHQDIEMCVGCLVMIDASVSGVTYTSYPWENGETTVRIVAAPGIAKGVVDGTTPSDLFLVSREHPHPVICSETRQKQQEEGKFLSDVPLLSREQLIKITETALLLEYYFEQPQDIEWSLDHRGKLYILQSRPLAAQKEKVVEEDIPNKTIIPVTNNTPFFHGGLCASEGIACGKIYKVDSPEEMSRFPKGAVLMVEYPVPDWAPLLNLATAVLASSGTEAGHLATVAREFGIPALFSLPDIVQTLENGTLITVDSTERTIYRGCIEDLISRKKPKKDIMAGSPVQRILTEALQHITPLNLTDPASLNFKASMCQTLHDITRYCHEKSVSEMFKFGETYKFDKGMAKRLVAQVPLEWWVINLADGFREGIDDSQKAVHIDDIVSEPMLAIWQGISAFPWLGPPALSTRGFGSIILQSAMRPDLEPAMASRLTIKNYFLISKHFCNFNVRLGYHYAMIESYLSDLLTESYITFRFKGGAADLRRKTVRARLLADILKEFDFRVELRSDTLLARIKKKPKDFLIKRLQILGYLTQHTRQLDMVMNRKNAVEHYKEKFLDDINIMLSSIPPFSEEA; encoded by the coding sequence ATGAAGCTCAAGGTTGTTTCGTATTTTAAAAAACTACTGTCTCCTACTCAACTTACCCCGCAAGACCAGGAACAGCTCAATATCGCTTTTATACAACGCTACCGCCATTTCCGCAGCCTGTTAACAGCCAACAACAACGCCCTTCAGGCAATGGCTGACCTGGAGAAACTCTATTACAGCGGCGAGAGCTACCGGATGGCGGCGGTTCGATCAAAAATCACCACAATTCTGGTGAATGTCTTCAAGATGATCCGCAATCTGGTGGAGATGTCCAACGGCAGATATAGGACATTGGAAACAATATTTGAGAAAATCGGCGACGATATTGACCAAATCATTGAAAGGAAGCCTACGTTCAGGAAAGGGCCCTTTATCATCCCCCTGAATCAGGTAAGAACATCGACCCGGGAACAGACCGGCGACAAAATGGCTCATCTTGGAGAAATATCCCGCTTACCCTCCATCCATGTGCCACAAGGCTTTGTGATAACCGCTTCTGCGACTAGACATTTTCTCCCACCTGAACATATCACCGAGATAAACCGCCGACTGCAGATTCTCGAACCCGACGATCATGACGGTTTGTATAAAACCTGTGCCGAACTGCAGAAAATTGTCCTGGAGACCCCTCTCCCCGGCGACTTGGAAGAATTGCTGCAACACCATTACGCGCTCCTGGAAAAAACCGCATCGCCTGGTTGCCTGGTGGCCCTTCGCTCCAGTGCTCTGGGAGAAGATACCATCGGAGTCACCTTTGCAGGGTTGTACCGTACGGCATTGAATGTCGACAAAAGTCATCTGGGCGAAGCCTATAAACAGGTCATTGCCAGTAAATATGGCCCCAAGGCTATTGCCTACAGACGCAGGCGCGGATTCAGACACCAGGATATAGAGATGTGCGTGGGCTGTCTTGTCATGATTGATGCCTCGGTCAGTGGTGTGACCTATACGAGCTATCCCTGGGAAAACGGAGAGACAACCGTCAGGATCGTCGCGGCACCCGGCATCGCCAAGGGAGTGGTGGACGGCACGACCCCTTCCGATCTCTTTCTGGTCAGTCGGGAGCATCCGCATCCTGTTATCTGCTCGGAGACCAGGCAAAAGCAGCAGGAAGAGGGCAAGTTCCTGTCGGACGTTCCTCTGCTCTCCCGTGAGCAGCTTATAAAAATAACGGAAACAGCACTTCTTCTTGAATATTATTTTGAACAGCCCCAGGACATTGAATGGTCCCTTGATCACCGAGGAAAGCTCTACATCCTGCAAAGCAGACCGCTTGCGGCACAAAAAGAAAAAGTCGTGGAAGAGGATATACCTAACAAGACAATTATACCCGTTACCAACAATACACCATTCTTCCACGGTGGCCTTTGTGCGAGTGAGGGAATAGCGTGCGGCAAGATTTACAAAGTTGATTCCCCGGAAGAAATGAGCCGCTTTCCTAAAGGTGCCGTGCTGATGGTGGAGTATCCCGTTCCCGACTGGGCTCCCCTGCTTAACCTGGCCACCGCAGTGCTTGCCAGTAGTGGCACGGAAGCTGGACACTTAGCCACGGTGGCCCGGGAATTCGGTATTCCCGCCCTCTTCAGTCTTCCCGATATCGTGCAAACTCTGGAAAACGGCACCTTGATTACGGTTGACAGCACTGAGCGCACCATCTATCGCGGCTGTATAGAAGATCTGATCAGCAGAAAAAAACCAAAAAAGGATATCATGGCAGGCAGCCCGGTACAGCGTATCCTCACCGAAGCACTCCAGCATATCACACCGTTGAACCTCACGGATCCTGCATCGCTGAATTTTAAGGCATCCATGTGCCAGACACTGCACGATATCACCCGTTATTGTCATGAAAAATCGGTTTCCGAGATGTTCAAATTTGGTGAAACCTACAAGTTCGATAAAGGTATGGCCAAGCGCCTGGTTGCTCAGGTGCCGCTTGAATGGTGGGTAATCAATCTGGCCGACGGTTTCCGGGAAGGAATTGACGATTCGCAGAAGGCCGTCCATATCGATGATATTGTCTCGGAACCAATGCTTGCAATCTGGCAGGGAATCTCGGCCTTTCCCTGGTTGGGTCCGCCCGCCCTCAGCACCAGGGGCTTTGGCTCGATTATCCTACAGTCGGCAATGAGGCCTGACCTTGAACCGGCCATGGCATCAAGACTTACTATTAAGAACTATTTTCTCATTTCCAAACACTTCTGTAACTTCAACGTACGCCTTGGTTATCATTATGCTATGATCGAGTCATATCTCAGCGACCTTTTAACTGAAAGCTACATCACCTTCAGGTTCAAAGGGGGCGCAGCCGACTTGAGGCGCAAGACTGTGAGAGCAAGATTACTCGCCGATATTCTGAAAGAATTTGATTTCCGTGTTGAGCTGCGTTCCGATACCCTGCTGGCACGCATTAAGAAAAAGCCGAAAGATTTTCTGATAAAGCGGCTGCAAATTCTCGGCTATCTCACCCAGCATACCCGACAGCTGGATATGGTGATGAACAGAAAAAACGCGGTTGAACACTATAAAGAGAAATTTCTCGACGATATCAACATAATGTTATCCTCCATACCACCCTTTTCAGAAGAGGCATGA
- a CDS encoding PAS domain-containing sensor histidine kinase has product MSKMMIQNNVHETIMRNIPLGFLMVNRDGVIIEFNEVAETITGFAKYEVIGKPHCDFFHCNSGANTCLLLEPGWDICKNIVETESSFFNKKGKQIIISATIFPLKDDNGNFQGAVKLFRDISRRSKIERERKNILAMFAHDIKNPAIASALFVTRILTDKACALTECQKSCLDIVHENITKIIDYTDDFLTFSLFDEKQYLPEKRPYDIVAGILQVIESEKAAAEKKQVTIDFKQPMKPIIISADEKMLDRVISNLLGNALKYSTSDGTVTISVIRQNNGIHLSVADAGIGIPDQSIPYIFEPFFRVNNGCRGTGLGLAISKSIIEAHKGQIYVESRLGKGSTFHCILPVEAA; this is encoded by the coding sequence ATGTCGAAAATGATGATCCAAAACAATGTCCATGAAACAATTATGCGGAACATTCCACTGGGATTTCTTATGGTTAATCGTGATGGCGTCATCATTGAATTTAATGAAGTGGCTGAAACTATCACCGGGTTTGCAAAATATGAAGTTATAGGAAAACCTCATTGTGATTTTTTTCATTGCAATTCAGGCGCTAATACCTGTCTTCTTCTGGAACCCGGATGGGACATATGTAAAAATATTGTAGAAACTGAAAGCAGTTTTTTTAATAAAAAAGGGAAGCAAATAATCATATCCGCAACAATCTTCCCTCTTAAGGATGATAATGGCAACTTTCAGGGAGCGGTGAAATTGTTCAGAGATATTTCCCGACGTTCCAAGATAGAAAGAGAGCGTAAGAATATTCTGGCGATGTTTGCGCATGATATAAAAAACCCTGCAATTGCCTCGGCTCTATTTGTCACCAGAATTCTAACGGATAAAGCCTGCGCACTGACAGAGTGTCAGAAGTCCTGCCTCGATATCGTCCACGAGAACATCACTAAAATTATCGATTACACAGATGACTTTCTGACATTCTCCTTATTTGATGAGAAGCAGTATCTTCCCGAGAAGAGGCCCTATGACATCGTTGCGGGAATACTGCAGGTAATTGAATCGGAAAAAGCTGCAGCGGAAAAAAAACAGGTGACAATCGATTTCAAACAACCGATGAAGCCGATAATAATCAGCGCGGATGAAAAGATGCTTGACCGGGTTATTTCAAACTTACTTGGTAATGCTCTTAAATATTCCACATCTGATGGAACCGTTACCATTTCAGTCATTCGACAGAACAATGGTATCCATCTCTCCGTAGCCGATGCCGGCATCGGCATTCCTGACCAATCAATTCCTTATATATTCGAACCGTTTTTTCGCGTTAACAACGGCTGTAGAGGGACTGGACTCGGTCTGGCTATCTCAAAAAGCATAATTGAAGCTCATAAAGGGCAAATATATGTTGAGAGTCGTTTGGGAAAAGGAAGCACATTTCATTGCATCCTCCCCGTAGAAGCAGCTTAA
- a CDS encoding universal stress protein, giving the protein MVDIKRLLACVDLSDFSKTTLEHAILLSKRLEAEIIVLHVLNVRDIEAVRMASEYFPEVVNMENYIEDKKRQRYHQVDAMIHNDFPEEHQDMKILVQIGNPVEEILDVIQNENIDLVVMANKGKSNLTRTFFGSIAEKIFRHSPVPVISIRKRSQSFRRT; this is encoded by the coding sequence ATGGTAGATATTAAAAGACTACTGGCCTGTGTCGATTTATCCGATTTTTCAAAAACAACCTTGGAACACGCTATTTTGCTCTCAAAACGGTTGGAGGCGGAAATCATCGTTTTACATGTTCTCAATGTCAGGGATATTGAGGCGGTGAGAATGGCAAGCGAATATTTCCCTGAGGTCGTCAATATGGAAAACTATATTGAAGACAAGAAAAGACAACGCTATCATCAGGTTGATGCCATGATTCACAATGATTTCCCAGAGGAACATCAGGATATGAAGATTCTGGTTCAGATCGGTAATCCCGTCGAGGAGATACTGGATGTCATACAGAATGAAAACATCGACCTCGTTGTTATGGCCAATAAAGGTAAAAGTAATCTGACACGAACTTTTTTCGGATCAATTGCAGAGAAAATTTTCAGACATTCCCCGGTACCTGTTATAAGTATTCGGAAACGTTCACAGTCCTTTCGAAGAACGTAA
- a CDS encoding sigma-54-dependent transcriptional regulator: protein MSLILIIDDDIQLCRSFTKILSQDGYATATATSGQQGIERVKNLQPDVVILDIRLPDISGIEVFGRIHELYPKLPVIIITAFGTTETAIGAIQKGAYDYIYKPFDVPEMLLLVEKAVIAGRCMTTPVEFNPVLENLSNREALVGSSNEMLEVYKAIGRVSSTDATVLVRGESGTGKELASRAIYNHSLRLDKPFMVVNCVAIPETLLESELFGYEKGAFTGATHRKVGKIEQARGGTVFLDEIGDMPLSIQSKFLRLLQENSIERLGGKEPIDVDVRIIAATNKDLESGVAAGTFREDLYYRLRVVTITMPSLRRRKDDIPPLTQYLLARFSNDMAIDNPGISEEALRKIMKYDWPGNIRELSNTLKKSLIFNRGAPILPEEITFHELSHTKDQNQENGDIAGVQQWIRATLLAGKEHKPYDSCLDHVASLLVREALDISNGNRSKASKLLGITRPTLHAKMEKYNIICGFNSQT, encoded by the coding sequence ATGAGCCTGATACTCATAATTGATGATGACATTCAGCTGTGTCGAAGCTTTACCAAAATCTTATCTCAGGATGGTTATGCCACGGCAACTGCCACCAGTGGACAGCAAGGCATAGAGCGCGTCAAAAACCTTCAGCCGGACGTTGTGATCCTCGATATCAGACTGCCGGATATCTCCGGCATTGAGGTGTTCGGTAGAATTCACGAACTTTACCCCAAACTGCCTGTGATAATCATCACAGCCTTCGGCACCACCGAGACCGCAATCGGTGCCATCCAGAAAGGCGCCTATGATTACATCTACAAACCTTTCGATGTTCCGGAGATGCTCCTGCTTGTCGAAAAAGCCGTGATAGCCGGACGCTGCATGACCACCCCGGTGGAATTCAATCCGGTCCTGGAGAACCTCTCCAATCGTGAAGCATTAGTGGGGAGCAGCAATGAAATGCTTGAGGTATACAAGGCCATCGGCAGAGTGTCCTCAACCGATGCCACCGTCCTGGTCAGAGGGGAATCGGGTACAGGGAAAGAACTGGCCTCCCGGGCAATTTACAACCACTCCCTCCGCCTCGATAAACCCTTCATGGTAGTCAACTGTGTGGCCATCCCTGAAACGCTCCTCGAAAGTGAGCTTTTCGGTTATGAAAAAGGTGCCTTTACTGGTGCGACACACAGAAAGGTTGGCAAAATTGAACAGGCTCGGGGCGGCACTGTTTTTCTTGACGAAATAGGTGACATGCCCCTGAGTATCCAGTCAAAATTTTTGCGCCTCCTTCAGGAAAACAGCATAGAGAGACTTGGCGGCAAAGAACCTATTGACGTTGATGTGCGGATCATCGCCGCTACAAATAAAGATTTGGAAAGTGGTGTTGCAGCAGGAACATTCAGGGAGGATTTGTACTATAGACTTCGGGTGGTGACGATAACCATGCCTTCCCTGCGCAGGCGCAAGGATGATATCCCCCCCCTTACCCAGTATCTTCTGGCAAGGTTTTCAAACGATATGGCAATCGACAACCCGGGTATCAGCGAAGAAGCACTCCGAAAAATCATGAAATACGACTGGCCCGGCAATATTCGTGAACTATCAAATACTCTGAAAAAATCTCTCATTTTTAACAGGGGCGCACCTATATTACCGGAAGAGATTACCTTTCATGAATTGAGTCATACAAAAGACCAAAACCAGGAGAATGGAGACATAGCCGGTGTCCAGCAATGGATACGGGCGACACTTCTTGCCGGGAAAGAACATAAGCCCTATGATAGCTGCCTGGATCATGTCGCATCGCTTTTGGTCCGTGAAGCGTTAGACATAAGCAATGGAAATCGTTCAAAGGCTTCGAAATTACTAGGTATTACGAGACCGACCTTGCATGCAAAAATGGAAAAATACAATATTATCTGCGGATTTAACAGTCAGACATGA